Genomic segment of Candidatus Limnocylindrales bacterium:
CCACCTACTTCCATGCCAAAGCGGGAAATGCTGGCTAAGGCTCGTACGGCCGAAACAAGTAAACCTTCTCTGGCTACCGGCCTCGCACAGGCTCAGCCCCTTCAAACGATTACCCAGGAGGTCGGTGATCTGTTTGAATACCGTATCGACCATCCGGTTACCATCAAGCGAAATCGATCCGCCCTGCTTCCCATTGTTCAAAGGGAGATGGACGGAGAAAAGATAGTCTTGTATAATGAGGGGGTTCGGGCGGAGAATCCTTTGCGGGCGCTGAGAATTACCAATACCACAGGTCTAACCCTGGAAGGAGGACCTGTTACCGTTATCGATGAAAATACCTACGCCGGAGAAGCTCTTCTGGGTACCCTTAAACCCAATGAGAAAAGTTTTATTTCCTATGCCGTGGATTTGGGAAGTCTGGTAAATACAGCCCATGAAAGCAAACGCGATCGGGTCTTTCTGGTTAAGATTATCAACGGAAATCTTTCCATTCATTATAAGCAGGTGGAGAGCAAAACTTATACCGTTCGTAATAAAGAAGAGAAGACAAAGGTTCTCTATATCGAGCATCCTTATCGGTCAGACTGGACCCTGGCCGATAATTCTAATCTGGTGGAAACAACTCCGAATTTCTACCGCTTCCGGGTGGAACTAAAGCCCAATGCTACTACCAAGTTTGATGTCAGAGAGGAGAATAGCTTTGCGGATACTTATGTATTGACCGATCTGACCGAAGAAAATATTACCATTTTTGCCAATCAAAAATATTTTACTCCGGAGGTTGAGCAAACCATCCATCAGATCATTCGGTTAAAGGGACAGATCGGTGATATGGATAAACAAATAAAAGAAAAAGAAGACCAGGTCACTACCATCTTCAAAGATCAAGAAAGGGTTCGGGAGAACCTCAAAACCTTAAAAGATACCCCCGAGCAACGCAAGCTTTTAGAACGTTATACCGCCAAGTTGTCTGCCGGGGAAGACCAACTTGAACAACTCCGGAAAGAGATTCAAGCCCTTAAGGCCCAGCGTCTCCAGCTTTCACAGGAATTAAGTAAGATCTTGCAAGGATTGAGCTTTGAGAAGCAGCTTTAACCTCACCACTTCCATTTTAAGGCAAGGCCTACGGAGTTCCATTTAAATAAAGGTACTATGGGAAGGCCGCGGGAAGAAGGGGAAGATCCACTGGAGGATTCTGTGGAATCAGCGATTTTGGATTTTACAATGGTAAAGGGGGCTATATCCGGCATCCCTTCCAGAAGCCGGGACCGGAGGCCATCAAAAAATGCCAGTTGTTTGGTCACATCTTCGGTCAGTAAAGTCGGCATATTATCCTCTGCAAGATAAAGCTCTAAGGCCAGATCGGAGCTTATCCCCAGGTTCATAAATGCCTTTGATGAGACAATCCCCCAGGCCGGTTCAGAGGGAGCTGATAGGTTTTTTTCTAAAGGGGAGATCATCTGACCCTTCTCTCCGAGTAATGCAGGTAACGTGCTTTGGGGAGAGCAAACCGTTTTTAAAAGATCAATGGGTGAACCTGCCGCATACAGAAGACAGTAATCTCGTGGAATCTTTGGACCGTTTTCGGATAAAAGGTTGGATATTTCCTCCCCGTTTAACAAGGTGAGATGAACCGGTTTTGGTTCCGGACTTATATAAAGCTGAGAAAGATTTAATGTAATTCGTGGCCGGGGTTCTTGGACCGACAACTTAGGGGCTTCGAAGAGAAAAAATTCTTCAGAAAAGGCCTGTAAGGGGAAAGATACCATACCGATTAAAACAGCCAGGGTAAAAAAACCCGAACAGGGGAAAGTCGCTCTAAGATCCATAATCGCTCCTTTCTATTTTAACAGGTGAACACCTTTAAAGCTCCAGGTAAAACGGTTACACTCACTTCTGGGCCACACATCACAGGTTCTCCATCCACCTGGACGGGGGTCGAAGACTTTCGAGTGATGTTCAAGCTCGTTATAGGGTACATCATCATTTGAGGCACCCGGGTGATGTTTCCTGTAAAAAGCTTGGGAGCATGATAAAGTGCCTGAAGAAAGCTGAGTTTGTAAATAATACAAAGATTTAAAACGCCATCATCCGGTAATGCTCCTGGAGCAATAATAGCCCCACCCCCAAACTGCTCCGTATTAGCAATGGTTACAATAAAGGGATTCCCTATTATTTTCTTCTGTCCTATCGGGGTGGTAAATTCCAGCATCATTTCAGGCGGTTGAAATTTATGGAATTCTCGAAGGGCCAGGAAAAAGTAGGGCCATATACCTCGACGGGAGGTCGCATTTTTATCATATAAACAGCCCAGGTAAGCCTCAAATCCCACACCTGCTGTGGCAAAGAAATATCTTGTATGGAACCCTGAGCTCAGTTTTCCAATATCTATCTTATGAATTCTTCCGTTGAAGAGAAGTTGACAGGCTTTCTTCCAATCCAGAGGAATCTTTAGGGCACGGGCAAGCCCATTACCCGAACCGATGGGAATAATTCCTAAAATCGCCTCGGTGTGAACGAGAGCATTGCCGACCTCATTGATCGTTCCATCCCCTCCTGCGGCAACTATGCGAAGATAACCTTCTCGGATCGCCTCCTGCGCTAATTTCATACCATCCCTCCGCTTCTGGGTTATTTGAATATCGTATTTTATACCTGTCTCCGAGAAAGTCAGATGAATCCACTGGATGAGTTTTTCTAGGTATTTTCCGCTTCCTGCTCGGGGATTTAGAATAAATCGAACTTTGGTATCAGATAAATCAGGCATACAGGAGCCGGAAGTCAGAAATCAGAAAGGGTTCTAACCTCTGACTTCTGTTTAAAGGGCATATCCCCCGTCGACCACCAGATTATGACCAGTAACAAAATTGGATGCAGAAGAAGCCAGATAAACCACAGCCCCTCCCAGGTCCTGATAAGGCTCTCCATAACGTTTAATAACTCCCTGATCAACACGAATCGCCCGGATGGCCGGGGTATTAGCCCGGGCTGCATTCATAGGGGTAAGGAAAAACCCGGGACTGATGGCGTTCACATAGATATGATACTTTGCCCACTCCACAGCCAGGGCTTTGGTCAGCGTGATAACTCCGCCTTTGGCAGCATGGTAATGGACGTAATCTGCATCCCGATTGATATAAAATCCGGCCATAGACGCAATATTGATAATTTTACCTCCCCCCTGTTGGATCATATAGGGGGCTACTGCCCGGCAGCAGAGAAAAATGGCTTTGAGGTCGACAGCCAAAACCTTATCCCACTCCGCCTCGGAGATCTCCAAAGCCGGTCGAACAAACGTGATTCCGGCATTGTTCACCAGAATGTCGATCCGTTTCCACGACTCGATGACGGTCCTGACCATGGAATTCACCTCTCCCATCTGGGAAACATCCACCTTTACCACAAGAGCTTGCCGTCCCCTTTCTTGAACCATTTTAGCCGTTGTTTCTCCGGCTTCTTGATTGAGTTCGGCAATCACAATATCGGCTCCGGCTTCGGCCAGAGCCAGCGCCATTCCTTGTCCCAGGCCCTGTCCAGCCCCTGTTACCACAGCGACTTTCCCATCTAAACGGAAGAAATCTAAAACCCCCATATAGGTTGAATCTAAAATCTGAATCTTAAAATCCTTTCAAAGTCACTCTAGCTTTACGCCAGAAAAGAAGAAAGGTCAAGAAAAAAGTGGGGTTTTTTTACTTAAAGGGGCCAAAAAATAGGAACCATCATAACCACCATCAGGAGAACTAAAAGGGTTAAAGGGAATCCTACCTTGAAAAAATCAAGAAAGGTGTATTTGCCAGGCCCATAGACCAACAAACACGCCGGCTCCAGAGGCGTCATAAAAGAACAAGAGGCCGCCATGGTTACAGTAACCATAAAGGCCCTGGGGTTAACATTCATCTGAGTAGCCAGGTTGAAAGCAATGGGAGCAACCAGCGCGGCGGCGGCTGCATTGGATAAAGGCTGACTGAGGAGCATGGTTAAGAGAAACAACAACAGAAGGGTGAGCATCGGTTTGGGAGATCCCATCAGGCTTAGAAGTTGATCGGATAGAAATCTGGCCGTTCCCGTCTTTTCCATGGCAACCCCCGCGGAAAGTAGACCGGCAACAAGAACCAGGGTTTTCCAGTCGATGGAATCATAGGCTTCTTTAAGGGTCACACATTTTGTTAAAATGGTCAAAATAGCCCCGGATAACATGGCAATGGAAAAAGGTACCATCTGAAGGCTTCCTACCAGCAGAGATAAGGCAAAGATGCTTAAAGCATAAACAGCCCTTTTTTTACGATACGACCGGCCTTCTACCTCTCCGAGTACCATAAAGTCCGGATCCTGTCTGAGGAGTAAAAGGCTATCCCGATGGCCCTGGGTCAGCAAAATATCCCCGGATGCAAGTCGAATCCGGCTGAGTTTATCCCTCAAAGTTTCTCCATGCCGGTAAATGGCTAAAACCGTTAAGCCATACCGGGGACGAAAATTGAGTCCTTTGAGATTTTCTCCGATCAATTTGGAACGGGGAGGAATCAAAATCTCCATGAGTTTGATATCTTCAGATTCCAGATCCTGGTCGCTCATAAGGGCTTCCCCTTTAATCTCAAGCCCTTCCTCTGCTTTTAATTTCAGGATGCTCTCTATCCTTCCCTCTAACAAAAGACGATCTCCTTCGCGGATAGTTTCATACGTTCGAGGCGCTAAGATATATCGATTTCCGCGGATAATACTTAGAACATTCAGATCTAACTCCGTGCTAAAAGCACACTCTGCCAAAGTTTTACCAATGAGCGGGGAATCGGGGAGTACCATAACTTCTGTAACATACTCCCGAAGATGGTACTCTTCACTCAGACTTTCTACCTGTCTTTCTGGAAGCCATCGAATTCCCACAAAAAGTAAATAGAGCAGGCCTGTGACGGTAATCAAAATACCCAACGGAGTGAACTCAAAAAGTGAAAAGGCCGGGAGATCATATTTTTGGAGGATTCCGTTCATGATAATATTCGTGGAGGTCCCTACCAGGGTACAGGTTCCTCCCAGAATAGAAGCGTAAGCCACAGGTATTAAAAGCTTGGATTCATGGATTCTGGCTTTTTGGGATGCTCCCAAAGCTATGGGAAGAAAAATGGCTACCGTTGCCAGGTTGCTGAGAAAAGAAGAAACTCCGGCAACCAGAAGCATCATCACCCCCAGGAGTCTCCAGGGATTTGTTCCTCCAAACCGAATAATTCTCTGACCGATATAGTTTATAACTCCGGTTCGAAGTAAAGCGGCCGTTAAAACAAATAATCCTCCAAAGAAAATAATGACGTCGTTGCTCAATCCGGCAAAAGCCTCTTCTGGAGTAAGAATACGGAACGTTACAAAGGCTATCATTAAAAGGAGCGCAACCAGATCCACGGAGATGATTTCGAGTATGAAAAATACAACGGCCAGGGACAACAGAAATAAAACAAGGGCAATTTGCATGGAGTTTCTTTTCTTCTTTAAGTTTGGGGTTCCAGGACGCCTATAAGGGTAAGAAATGAGCTATATTTCACTTTAAAGCGGATGACCTCTCCCCGATAGGGACCTTGTTGAGCCACCCAGGTAATCATCTCACCCTTATTTTTTATCATCTTTCCGGTTTCGAGGCTCTTTAATGTGAACTCCCAACGGGTAACGGGATAAGGGTTTCCGTTAACTTCTATATTTTCTTCTTCCGCTTCAGCCAGACCCAATTCATAGGATTCTCCATTGAAAACAAAGGCAAACGATTGGTCTTTGCCCATTCCATTTTTTTTGATAAAATCCATCAGGGACAGGATCCCCATGAAACTCCCTCTCTTTTCCACCGGCTCCTTTCCAGAAACCCGCGAAATCAATCTATCCGGTAAAATTTGGATGGTCTCTCGAAGTTCTTTTCCATGCCGGTTCATATACCCCGAATACTGAATAGAAAGGATTCCCTGAGGTCCTGTGATTTTCTTTTCCTCAAAATAAATGGCTGCCCTGTAACCCTTTCGGTTAACCTCTTCTGATGAACCCCCTCGCATTTTAAACGTAGTCTGGATGTTCTTCTCATTAATTCGGTGAGAACTTTCTTCCCAAATAAGATATCCGGCGTTCTCAATGTCGTCCAGTTTTTTTGTAGGGTCTCCGGTTATCACGGCAACCCCGGCCGATAGGCCGGATACTACAGAGGGAAACCGGGCGATGATTCTATAACGAAGGATTTTTTCCAGGGTATGAAGGCGATTCCGATCCTCCTTAGCCGGTCTGTTCATCTTGCTTTTCTGACTTTTCCCATAAGCAGGAACCACCAAAATTACAACCAGCATTAAGAAAAGAGACAAGGTACTAACAGTTGAAGATTTCATAAGACTTTTCCGGGAACCCTGCTCGGTTTAGGATCATTCTTTCAAACAACAGAAGGCGAGAATTCCAATTCTCGCCTTCTGAATAGCCCGGGATTTTAAAATAGAGAAGCTCTGACTCTTCCTGAACCGGAGGTTACAGATCTTCCCAGTCCTTCAATAAACTCTGTGGTCTTTTTTGTAAGGAGACCGGCAAGCATAGATCCTAATATATTTGGAATTTGACTTACATCCCTCCTGGCTTCTGAAGACCTAGCTTCGGCGGCCGAAGGTGTAAAATTCCGTCCGATCCAAAACCCTATGGCCAGGGCTCCTAAAGCAAATTCGGTTGGATATCTTTGAACCCAGGATCGCCAGTCCAACGTCTCCTTAAGCTCATCGGTAATGTTCTCGACGGTATGGGAAATATTCTCCTTCGCTTCCTCTATAGACTGTTTTAAATCCGTTTTAACTTGTTGAGAACCTATAGTATAATTTTTCTGATCCATTTTTTGTTTTTCTCCGTTTCTGGAGTGCCTTCTCCAAGTTCACGATAAAACCAGAAACTCCCTGGTAACAGAAGAAACACCCAGAGTGAGAGGAGATTACCTCCCTTTTAAAGATGGTAAAGGCTACTTGCGTCTGAATAAAGAGCCGAGAATAAAACCGGCTGCCAGGGACATAAAGAGCGCTTTATCCGGATTAGCCTGGACATAGTCCAGAGTATCTCGGTATAAGCTTTCAAGGTTCCATCTATTGATATTTACCTCGGGAAGGTTTCTTTTTACACCCTCGATCATTTCTCCTACCCTGGCCTTTCCGGCCTCATAACCTTCTTGAACCTGATCTTTCATTTTCGTTACCTGCTCTCCTACGCGCTCTTTCAAGTTTTCCATATTTCCACCGGGTTTCTCTTCTCTTGGATAATCGGGATAATTTGGATTGTTGGGATTGTAATGGGTAGCCATAAAACCTCCTTTATGATATAAGTTAATTCACTTTCCTGAGTCTTTAGATTCTTCTCCTCGTGCTTCTCGGGAGAAGGGATTATAGAATTGCCTTTTCTACTCTATCAAACGCCCCTATCGGTTAAAACCATCAGAAAATTGAAAATAATTCCCTACAGGCTTGCTCTTTCTATGGAATTGACCAAACCTGACAAGCCGGATTTATAATCCATCTTCTTGAAAGTTTTTGAGTTTTTTAAGGGCCCAGCTGAGTGATCTGCCCTCTTGAAGTGCATAAATCCTGCCATTTCCCATCTTCCCAAAAATTACCGGACTTGGAAGAGGTTCAAATACCTGGTCATAAAAACCAAAAGTCTTAAAGGAGTCATAACGCGGCATATTCTCCCTTCAAGGGGTCAGACTCTTCCCTAGCAAGCTTGATTTGGCCTTTTATCCCTTCTACCTTCCTTATTCAGGGTTTAATTTAACCCACTATACTCCAACAGACCCTCTTGTAGGATTAAATATCTTTATTAGTTGTAAAAAGGCATGCTAAATGCACCTATAACACTTTAGGTAAGTAAAATATTTACTTTGGTCATAGGATAAAGGGTATTCTCTGTTTCAGGGAGGATCCTTAAAAAAACAGGAGAGGAAGAAATGGAAAAGAAATCAGATAGGAACAAATCCCGGATCAATCTTAACACCGCCAGTGATGAAGAGTTAAAAAGAATCCTTAAAAGCGATCAATTGATACAAACCATTAAAGAAAAACGACCTTTTCATAACCTGGAAGATCTTTGGGAGATTCCAGGGATCAACCGGGAACTCTTTGATGAGCTGAGAAAGATCGTCTATCTGAGTGGTGGGGAAGCAGAAGGAAAGGAAGGAATATCATCTACCCTACCGGCTTCGGGTCCTATCGTTGATCCCGAGCTGAGTGAGGAAATGGGAACCGACCATCCGGGTAAGACCGGGAGAGATACCCAGTTCGAATCGGAAAGATAACCTTTTTTATCCGTTATCTGCTATCTATTTTAAAGAAAATAGGGAGCGGATAACGGGTGATTCCATGAATCCACCTTATTCTAAAAAGAAAGAAGCTTTGTTAGGGACAGGACCGGAAGCCGATAAACCGGATGATCAAAGGTCGGAGCACTCCGGTGAAGTGGACGATATAATTAATATTAACAGGGCCGATGATGCAGCCCTTCTCCGGGTATTTAAAGATGAGGAACTGGTCCGTGCCGTTAAATCCGGTCGTCCCTATGAGAGCCCGGAAGATCTTTACCGGATAGAAGGTATCAATGAGGATGTTTTTGAGAGGGTCCGGGATAGAATTACCGTAGAAAACCAGGCAAAGTCCGGATTTAGAAGTGTTACGGATATACGGGAGACCCAGGAGTTGCAGGAAGGGTCCATTCCGGGTTTTGACAGGGATAAACAGGAAGAAATCACCGGGGCTAGGGATCGACTCATAGCTCGGGGTGTCATCGATGAGGAAGGGGAAGTCTTCCGGCAACTGGAGAATATAGAACCGGAGATACAGGAAGATCTTAAAGTGATCGAGACCCTTCCGGAACTAACTCCCGTAAGCGAAACCGAAGAGGCTCAGGAGGAAGAACTTCCAGATGGGGATGTTCAGAAGGATGAGGTAAAAACTCGAGGGTCCGAACGAAGGATAATACCAGGAAGTGAAGCTGAAACCCCAGAAGAATCGGAGAAACCCGATTAGTGAGGGGAATAAAAAATAAAGGCTTTAAGAGAAGAACTTTTCTGTTTGAAAAGCGTCTAATTTTTAAAGGGGACTTTTAAAGGAGGCTTGGGTATGAGAATCTTATTGGTGATTCTGATTGTTGTCCTTATTTTGGTTGCCAGCGGGATTATCTATATCCGGCAAAGTCAGGATCGCGTGACCATCACCATTGATACCAGCAAAGTTCAACAGAAAGCCGGGGAGGTTATTGAAACCGGTAAAGAAGTTGGATCTGAGGCCTTAAAGCAAACCGGGAGGGTTATGGAAAAGGTTGGGGAAAAACTGAGTGGAGGAAAAACGGAGCCAAAAAATCAAAATGAGGCTCAGGTACCTCCGGTACCGGGTCGGGGAGAAGCTAAATCCGAAAACCGGGAAGAAGCGAAACCCCATCGCTAAATTGATAAAAATAGGGAGGGTTTCCAAAAGTAAAACCCTCCCCTACGTTTATCTTTCGGCTCTTCAATTTAGATAGTCTTCTAAACTTCGGGTTATAGCCCTTTTCTTTAACCGCTCCTTGGCCCTTTTCTCGAGTTGACGAACTCTTTCTCTACTCAGGTTTAATTGTTTCCCTATTTCTGCCAACGTCATAGGTTTTCCCCCATTAATTCCATACCTCAGTTTTAGAATGGTCTCTTCCCTGGGATCAAGTCCACTGAGCAGTTCCCTAAGCTCCTCCATGAGAGACTCTTTAATTACCCACTGCTCCGGAGAGAGGTAGTTTTTTCCTCGGATGGTGTCCACAAAAGTGGTTCCTTCATTATCGGAGATGGGAGTGTCCAGGGATAAAGGACCCCAGGATAATCCTAAGAGAGATTCGACTTTTTTGACCGGAATATTTAATCTACTCGCCAAATCTTCCGGGCTGGGGGATTCGGCTATTTTTTCCTGCATGAGATCCTTATAGACTTTACCCAGTTTGATGATCATATCGGCCTGTCGCATAGGAATCCGAATAATACTCCCTTGCTCAGCCAAGGCTTGCATGATGGCCTGTCTAACCCACCATACCCCATAGGAGATAAATTTGACTCCTTTCGAGGGGTTGAATCTTTTAGCGGCTTCGATTAAGCCCAAATTCCCCTCATTGATAAGATCAAGTAAATCCAATCCACATCCTTGATACTGCTGAGCAATATTGACTACAAATTTTAAGTTTCCTTCTACAAGCCGATTAAAAGCTTGCTCATCACCGTTTTGGATCCCTTTCCCCAGCTCTATTTCTTCTTCTCGGGTTGTTATAGGAATGCTGCCTATCTTTCTAAAATAGGCTTGAAGAGGACTTGCTGTAGTCATTTTCTGTGAAAATTTAAGTTTAGATTTTTTTAGCTTCTTTTTGGATGGTCTTACCATTTCGTTACTCCTTGACTAGATTAGAATTTTTTTTAATAGCAGTCCTTCTCTTTATTATTACCCATCAGATTGAGGAGGTTATCTTTAAAAACAAATTTAACTTAAAGCTGTGTTCTTTAAGGATAGAAATGTGCATTTTTAGTGCCAAGGTCGGAGTCCCTATCCTGGAAGTCTTTAAACAGAACGCGTCTTTCTGGGAATCGGTTTTGGAATCTCTCCCCTAAAAGCCTTTAAATACTTCAAGTTTTAAAGCCTGGAAGAACGTAACCTTCCCTAAGAAGGACTTATTATTCACATCTTTTCATTTTAATCAAGTCTTTTTTGAAAAAAATTAAATTTTTTTAAAAAAAATGTATAACTTCTGGTCAACCGGTTAAATTAAAAGTGTATGTGCAGGTGTTTTAGTGCAATTGGTTGTCATAATAGTTCCTAGGAGGCGAAAATTTATGATAAAAAGTATACTTATCCCCTTTGATGGCTCTGAGCATGCCAGGACGGCTCTTAGATATGGTATTCAACTGGGTCGATGGGATCGGGCCAGGATAGATGGACTGTTTGTGATCGATATTCGGGCTATCCTCCAACCTCCCACAACCCCCTTAGCCGTTGAAGCGTTCTTACCGGATACCGGAAATGTAGAACTTAACTTCAATTTAGAACTTCAAAAAAAGCTGGCTGAAACCGGTGAATCTATTCTTAAAGACTTTGAAGACCTCTGTGATAGAGAAGGAGTCCGGCATGGAAGAATTTTTTTAGAAACAGGTTTTATTGCACCCACCATTTGTGAAAGAGGGAAAACTGCCGATATAATTATACTCGGAAAAGAAGGGCTTTTTGAGGAGACGGGGGCTTCTGGAGAGTCTAAGGCGCAAGTTCCGGATAAACTCCTGGGTCCGGTAGTCACTGAGGTTATGAGGACGGCTATCCGACCGGTCCTGGTGGTCCCCTGCGAATATAGGGAAATAAAACGTATCCTGATCGCCTATGATGGCCATGAGGCTGCAAGTCGAGTTCTCCAAATAGCAGCCTACCTGGGGGCCGTCGGGGAGTTTGATCTGAAAATTCTGGTGGTCACAGATTCCCCCTCTGAAGGGAGAAAGATCGGTCAACAGGCCGAGGACTACCTCCAGGCTTATGAACTCCAACCTCACCTTATCATGGAGACCGGAAATCCCGTTGAGAAAATATTAGCAGTTGCCAGACAAGAGGCTATCGATCTCATCGCCATGGGCGCTTTTGGGAAAAGTAAAATACGGGAATTGTTTTTGGGAAGTACCACCGAAGCGGTAGTCAAAGAAGCGGATTGTCCCGTGCTTTTGCATCAATAGGAAAAAGGAAGGGTCATTTTTAACCCCCCCCCTTCTAAGCAAAGCTTCAAAAAGGAAGGAGCCTTTTATGGAATCTATAGCCAAAATGGGGAGAATATCCGGCAGCCTCCATTCTTAAAGTCGTGGAGAGGAAAAAAGTCGATGAAATAGATGATCGGACCCTTATTTTGGCGGATATCGCGGAGAAAGCCAGGCGTCAGGTCTATGTCCGGGTGCGGGAAATCTTGATAAGTAATAAAATGGAAGCAGAAAAAGCCGATCAATTGGCCCAGATTCTAACGGAAGGGCGCTGGACCCATGATTACCCCATCAGTTATGAGGAAGCCGTAGAATTAGGATTACCCGTGCGGGAC
This window contains:
- a CDS encoding diacylglycerol kinase family protein, with the translated sequence MPDLSDTKVRFILNPRAGSGKYLEKLIQWIHLTFSETGIKYDIQITQKRRDGMKLAQEAIREGYLRIVAAGGDGTINEVGNALVHTEAILGIIPIGSGNGLARALKIPLDWKKACQLLFNGRIHKIDIGKLSSGFHTRYFFATAGVGFEAYLGCLYDKNATSRRGIWPYFFLALREFHKFQPPEMMLEFTTPIGQKKIIGNPFIVTIANTEQFGGGAIIAPGALPDDGVLNLCIIYKLSFLQALYHAPKLFTGNITRVPQMMMYPITSLNITRKSSTPVQVDGEPVMCGPEVSVTVLPGALKVFTC
- a CDS encoding glucose 1-dehydrogenase, producing MGVLDFFRLDGKVAVVTGAGQGLGQGMALALAEAGADIVIAELNQEAGETTAKMVQERGRQALVVKVDVSQMGEVNSMVRTVIESWKRIDILVNNAGITFVRPALEISEAEWDKVLAVDLKAIFLCCRAVAPYMIQQGGGKIINIASMAGFYINRDADYVHYHAAKGGVITLTKALAVEWAKYHIYVNAISPGFFLTPMNAARANTPAIRAIRVDQGVIKRYGEPYQDLGGAVVYLASSASNFVTGHNLVVDGGYAL
- a CDS encoding SLC13 family permease — its product is MQIALVLFLLSLAVVFFILEIISVDLVALLLMIAFVTFRILTPEEAFAGLSNDVIIFFGGLFVLTAALLRTGVINYIGQRIIRFGGTNPWRLLGVMMLLVAGVSSFLSNLATVAIFLPIALGASQKARIHESKLLIPVAYASILGGTCTLVGTSTNIIMNGILQKYDLPAFSLFEFTPLGILITVTGLLYLLFVGIRWLPERQVESLSEEYHLREYVTEVMVLPDSPLIGKTLAECAFSTELDLNVLSIIRGNRYILAPRTYETIREGDRLLLEGRIESILKLKAEEGLEIKGEALMSDQDLESEDIKLMEILIPPRSKLIGENLKGLNFRPRYGLTVLAIYRHGETLRDKLSRIRLASGDILLTQGHRDSLLLLRQDPDFMVLGEVEGRSYRKKRAVYALSIFALSLLVGSLQMVPFSIAMLSGAILTILTKCVTLKEAYDSIDWKTLVLVAGLLSAGVAMEKTGTARFLSDQLLSLMGSPKPMLTLLLLFLLTMLLSQPLSNAAAAALVAPIAFNLATQMNVNPRAFMVTVTMAASCSFMTPLEPACLLVYGPGKYTFLDFFKVGFPLTLLVLLMVVMMVPIFWPL
- a CDS encoding helix-hairpin-helix domain-containing protein, whose translation is MEKKSDRNKSRINLNTASDEELKRILKSDQLIQTIKEKRPFHNLEDLWEIPGINRELFDELRKIVYLSGGEAEGKEGISSTLPASGPIVDPELSEEMGTDHPGKTGRDTQFESER
- a CDS encoding RNA polymerase sigma factor RpoD/SigA, which translates into the protein MVRPSKKKLKKSKLKFSQKMTTASPLQAYFRKIGSIPITTREEEIELGKGIQNGDEQAFNRLVEGNLKFVVNIAQQYQGCGLDLLDLINEGNLGLIEAAKRFNPSKGVKFISYGVWWVRQAIMQALAEQGSIIRIPMRQADMIIKLGKVYKDLMQEKIAESPSPEDLASRLNIPVKKVESLLGLSWGPLSLDTPISDNEGTTFVDTIRGKNYLSPEQWVIKESLMEELRELLSGLDPREETILKLRYGINGGKPMTLAEIGKQLNLSRERVRQLEKRAKERLKKRAITRSLEDYLN
- a CDS encoding universal stress protein, whose protein sequence is MIKSILIPFDGSEHARTALRYGIQLGRWDRARIDGLFVIDIRAILQPPTTPLAVEAFLPDTGNVELNFNLELQKKLAETGESILKDFEDLCDREGVRHGRIFLETGFIAPTICERGKTADIIILGKEGLFEETGASGESKAQVPDKLLGPVVTEVMRTAIRPVLVVPCEYREIKRILIAYDGHEAASRVLQIAAYLGAVGEFDLKILVVTDSPSEGRKIGQQAEDYLQAYELQPHLIMETGNPVEKILAVARQEAIDLIAMGAFGKSKIRELFLGSTTEAVVKEADCPVLLHQ